The Apis mellifera strain DH4 linkage group LG13, Amel_HAv3.1, whole genome shotgun sequence genome includes a region encoding these proteins:
- the LOC408427 gene encoding piezo-type mechanosensitive ion channel component isoform X5 yields the protein MSKYWLNVALIRVVLPLVFTACVVWRPVGLSLVYLALMLYSPHVPIPDSKTMAGHTGHYLKTCIGLSFLTTTSQITFHIVLLALPTYGHFLHNCEPMEVIFRHLGFVRLDSATEWEIFFWLTPELIVLPTSTIIYFICRFLSQKTITEEGDASLHQNIEASKKIVDGNIKIINFLGRIGTYVVLASLCIAASLKPSIEGGFYFLIFLGASTWWACNKELRKGFAKLCRILMAVVVLHILVLLSYQNQIPQELIPVNSTWQRYLALIPVYRINCSNPRYVEYTDYTDWLIYGYSLRLFWLYFVLALQSQFLSKKPKPIVNSSFSPVDERTPLMRFGSGRTGLLQDSTGSVIVQDGHQDDNIQMQSLSDAGPDEQSGVIEHIIMAVYSIFQLIINSSYLATNIIMMTWSIMYHSWTTFALLLWALILWMVPNKRALMMKCSPFIVFYSMLLVIVQYVYSMDLTEEELPTQINGIKVSEIGFIKTDQLSCWHLVVKCLFLSMFWITMRQYTGERSRQRRSSALRDMVAPLHVSVSTATTAMNHEAPEIKSKFMLDVGILLKKLLTKFWIAVVTIMLFICGITGERMTVFRIIYMSLFLVLVITFQISWTVWRKMMYPFWLTVIGYSVIMLILVYTYQFHNFPEYWNYLHIDENLQKDIGLEKYEIKDLFVRLLTPTFFVIITVLQIHYFHKDFLEATDLEKFGLEDPNHQIERPSHSPMIVTMPPSSPEQIFLNDEKPKYTLKQLKHMSKIEFVALFSDITTHVKNFYNYIWLFFEIHMRKIIFISVMLLCVNDVCAINLIFVLISVIMINFRRSVQICTVNIVAAIIGILMVGKMLYQIQYINHSNWDINCTIVPENHRFSSNNTMYNIAEWFGIKKAEPGNLAELLKGYIGIIVVTTLRKIIRIRQCFYRKARGEPLDRPYVMFPSITRPNADEGIPQCLKFLFNYAFYKFGVEFCLIGIVALIATRLDFYSVLYGVWLLILFCLRRRVLCKIWPFFKFFIIILLPIQYAFVVAPPPWLCIDYPWEKSRILRVLQEWMYLPDPDFPPNARKLMCDFLLLMMIVRQSLVFKIEKRSEASGEEFPAGHNYSVYENIEKPNFVNPVKDYVSDAHTYLDIVKRGVLISLMWIALSIVFLAGTERTNLFSLGYLIGAFVFLWQGSDFYLRPVQTILTWWNLLIGYNVVVIFAKSLFQGVGCVMIEQMQMVACPFIQLFGIICVRKFKSPITDLIPEKLDCDVPEEDIGMIWDGLCFTFLLFQKRLFKSYYFFHIVNETKAMSILASRGAELLEELHQKRIEIQETIEKNVLQKLKFKMDQIKANQRKIQGPSYREPEIHAVDTLYPRTRPLYRVRAPKTNKEAIRSGDYYMFDELDDDDVTDMIPDTESEKREAEKQRELEQRGRRMTISELMNTLIKTDIEIATHVAKYGGTEKDALRLRRRSEPLTRKKSSMSYLSARSETAVATDAADVTSVETEEKDVEEREKTPEVEEDKKDEEEIPMKEERISIATYFNFLIVIINSTFISMTRYLNRFSRDYRYIRKVLTKEKKLLKAKPDLQMGIRLGINKMWQPMNFLKKESTNGNTEEIHDAGEGPSQPRPQEQSTLFSEISPVQHDDDRGELSEADQPPVIQFLASIWFAILSHSSLFCYFMVFLHQIKNASVLSIPLPLMVFFWGSLTIPRPSKTFWVTLIAYTEAIVIVKCIFQLEVLPWNRDPAPNNPLFTPRIMGVERKFNYALWDLLLLLVVFFHRFMLKSLGQWTSLSLKPRKIIPSTLTLVPSKPSERGQGEPVTLRHETKDNILTTPKGRILNLQPSVIDGESVRTSDEYEQLVAIQGEERSPMDEDFNKVMKLMIIKYTEPMKHFFHKIISPYGKEKTNVYAYMFLCDFFNFLLFIFGFSAFGTQQGDGGVATYLQENRVPMPFLLMLLLQFSLIIIDRALFLKKSILGKLIFHYFLILGIHIWMFFILPSVTERRFNERLPPQIWYMVKCFYLLLAAYQLRQGYPTRILGNFLCKNYSIINYVLFKGFMLVPFLFELRAVMDWIWTDTSMTIMDWFKMEDIFANIYQIKCMRGVETDFPQPRGEKKSQISKYLMGGAALFFMIGLIWFPLLLFALGGTVGISNLPYDVSMKIRIGPHEPIYSMSAQGQSIIEYSEFDYTRFVNLYAKDKTAMTFLENYIHSDVAAVRLSGFSRKLWNISPPDLEKLIEELRDNKTTVIVHVEWTVSRRTDAKDATGITTTIRDIKLKPYENKEFNPVRETLADILSNLTMPHTSTIILPYAFPKFLKVTGRTITIVPQLMMPKWLEIENDKKVKNNYLYRNISLSLSLEPDCCSHKKWWVVNEVCNDTLYENLLSRVPLNDCKYIMMYLFNDKTFPEGLSFISGLGILGLYTTAVIVISQMTRKVVTDLAPRIMFDDLPYVDRILRLCLDIYLVRESGELSLEEDLFAKLIFLYRSPETLIRWTRLPEEGERTDNEDQDDADEDAAISRQ from the exons ATGTCCAAGTATTGGCTGAACGTGGCCCTCATCAGGGTTGTCTTGCCGCTCGTCTTCACCGCAT GTGTAGTATGGAGGCCTGTAGGATTGTCACTAGTTTATTTGGCTCTGATGCTATATTCGCCCCACGTGCCAATACCGGACTCAAAAACAATGGCCGGCCACACGGGCCACTATTTAAAAACTTGCATCGGCCTGTCTTTTCTCACAACAACCAGCCAAATCACTTTCCACATAGTTTTACTGGCTCTGCCCACTTACGGACACTTCCTCCACAATT GCGAACCTATGGAAGTGATCTTCAGACACTTAGGTTTCGTAAGGCTAGATAGCGCGACCGAGTGGGAGATATTCTTCTGGTTGACACCAGAATTAATCGTCCTACCCACtagtacaataatatatttcatatgtcGTTTCCTATCGCAAAAAACCATCACCGAAGAAGGAGACGCCTCATTGCATCAAAACATCGAGGCCTCTAAGAAAATCGTAGATGGAAATATTAAG ATCATCAACTTCTTAGGACGCATAGGTACTTACGTGGTACTGGCATCGTTATGCATCGCAGCATCTCTGAAACCTTCGATCGAAGGCGGTTTCTATTTCCTCATCTTCTTGGGAGCTTCGACCTGGTGGGCGTGCAACAAAGAGCTTCGAAAAGGGTTCGCCAAGCTGTGCAGGATCTTGATGGCGGTCGTGGTACTTCATATCCTGGTTCTGCTCAGCTACCAGAATCAAATACCTCAAGAATTAATACCCGTGAACAGCACTTGGCAACGATACCTTGCCCTGATTCCCGTCTATCGAATCAACTGCTCGAATCCAAGATACGTGGAATACACCGATTATACAGATTGGCTGATTTACGGATACTCCCTGAGACTGTTCTGGCTTTATTTCGTTCTGGCGTTGCAATCACAGTTCCTCAGCAAAAAGCCG AAGCCGATCGTTAATTCATCGTTCTCACCTGTCGACGAGCGCACACCC TTGATGCGATTTGGGTCCGGGAGAACGGGGCTACTGCAAGATTCAACCGGAAGCGTCATCGTCCAGGATGGCCATCAGGATGACAACATTCAGATGCAAAGTCTCAGCGATG ctGGCCCAGATGAACAATCCGGAGTTATCGAGCATATCATCATGGCCGTATACTCGATCTTCCAgttgataattaattcgtcTTATCTCGCCACGAATATCATAATGATG ACGTGGAGTATAATGTATCACAGTTGGACAACTTTTGCACTCTTGTTATGGGCATTGATCCTTTGGATGGTCCCTAATAAACGGGCTTTGATGATGAAGTGTTCTCCCTTCATCGTTTTTTATTCGATGCTCCTTGTCATCGTGCAATACGTTTACAGCATGGATTTGACGGAGGAAGAATTACCAACGCAAATAAACGGGATAAAAGTGTCGGAAATCGGTTTCATCAAAACTGATCAGCTAAGTTGCTGGCATTTAGTGGtcaaa TGTCTATTTCTATCGATGTTCTGGATAACCATGAGACAATACACGGGCGAAAGATCGAGGCAGAGACGTTCCTCGGCGTTGAGAGACATGGTGGCACCGTTGCACGTATCTGTTTCGACAGCCACCACAGCGATGAACCACGAAGCCCCGGAAATTAAAAGCAAATTCATGCTGGATGTCGGtatacttttgaaaaaattgttgaccAAATTTTGGATCGCAGTGGTGACCATCATGCTGTTCATTTGCGGAATCACTGGTGAACGTATGACGGTGTTCAGGATCATTTACATGTCTCTCTTCCTTGTTCTAGTTATTACTTTCCAG aTATCTTGGACAGTTTGGAGAAAGATGATGTATCCATTCTGGCTCACAGTTATCGGTTATTCCGTAATCATGCTGATTCTTGTATATACTTatcaatttcacaattttccagaatattggaattatttgcATATCGACGAGAACTTGCAAAAAGATATCGGTTTAGAAAAATACGAGATTAAGGATCTTTTCGTTAGATTACTCACACCAACATTCTTCGTAATTATTACGGTCCTTCAGATCCATTATTTCCACAAAGATTTCTTAGAAGCGACCGATCTCGAGAAATTCGG actCGAGGATCCAAATCATCAAATCGAACGACCGAGCCATTCACCAATGATTGTAACCATGCCACCATCCTCCCcagaacaaatttttctcaatgacGAAAAACCTAAATACACGTTGAAACAGTTAAAAC acATGTCTAAAATAGAATTCGTAGCGTTGTTCAGCGATATAACGACgcatgtaaaaaatttctacaacTATATTTGgctctttttcgaaattcacaTGCGaaagatcatttttatttccgtGATGCTTCTCTGCGTCAACGAT GTCTGtgctattaatttaatattcgtctTGATATCAGTTATAATGATCAATTTTCGAAGAAGCGTCCAAATATGCACCGTGAATATAGTGGCAGCGATAATCGGTATATTAATGGTTGGAAAAATGCTGtatcaaattcaatatatcaatCACAGCAATTGGGATATTAATTGCACG ATAGTTCCAGAGAATCATCGATTTAGCAGCAACAACACTATGTACAACATAGCGGAATGGTTTGGAATAAAGAAAGCCGAGCCGGGAAATCTGGCAGAGTTGTTGAAAGGCTACATAGGGATCATAGTGGTGACTACTCTCAGAAAGATAATTAGAATTCGGCAATGTTTCTACAGAAAAGCTCGAGGAGAACCTTTGGACAGGCCTTATGTCATGTTCCCCTCAATCACCAGACCGAATGCTGACGAAGGAATACCACAATGCTTGAAATTCCTTTTCAATTACGCATTCTACAAGTTTGGCGTGGAATTCTGTTTGATAGGGATCGTGGCACTTATCGCTACCAGACTCGATTTCTATTCTGTTCTCTACGGTGTCTGGCTTTTAATATTGTTCTGTCTGAGGAGAAGAGTCTTATGCAAAATTTGGCCCTTCTTCAAGTTCTTCATCATAATTCTTCTGCCTATTCAATATGCTTTCGTCGTGGCACCTCCTCCCTGGCTTTGCATAG acTATCCATGGGAAAAGTCGAGAATTTTGAGGGTATTACAGGAGTGGATGTACCTGCCAGATCCTGATTTTCCACCTAATGCTAGAAAATTAATGT gtgATTTTCTGCTATTAATGATGATCGTCAGGCAGAGCCTCGTTTTCAAAATCGAAAAGCGGAGCGAGGCAAGTGGCGAAGAGTTTCCAGCCGGTCACAATTATTCCGTGTACGAAAACATAGAGAAACCAAACTTCGTTAACCCTGTGAAGGATTACGTGTCCGATGCTCACACTTATTTAGATATAGTGAAACGTGGCGTATTGATAAGTTTGATGTGGATCGCTTTATCGATCGTGTTCCTTGCTGGAACAGAGAGGACTAATCTGTTCTCGTTGGGTTACTTGATCGGCGCGTTCGTGTTCCTCTGGCAAGGAAGCGACTTTTACCTGAGGCCAGTTCAAACGATTTTAACGTGGTGGAACTTGTTGATCGGCTACAACGTGGTCGTCATATTCGCCAAGTCTCTGTTCCAAGGTGTCGGTTGCGTGATGATAGAGcag atGCAAATGGTAGCGTGTCCGTTCATTCAATTGTTCGGTATAATTTGtgtaagaaaattcaaaagtcCGATCACCGATTTGATCCCGGAAAAATTGGATTGCGACGTGCCCGAGGAGGACATAGGGATGATCTGGGACGGGTTGTGCTTCACCTTCCTATTATTCCAAAAACGATTGTTCAAGAGCTACTACTTTTTCCACATAGTCAACGAAACGAAAGCTATGAGCATCCTGGCGTCGAGGGGCGCGGAATTGTTGGAAGAGTTGCATCAGAAACGCATCGAGATCCAAGAAACCATCGAGAAGAACGTGTTGCAAAAGTTGAAGTTCAAGATGGACCAGATCAAGgcgaatcaaagaaaaattcaaggcCCCAGTTACAGGGAGCCAGAGATACACGCAGTCG ATACTCTCTATCCAAGGACACGGCCGTTGTACAGAGTTCGCGCGCCAAAGACCAACAAAGAgg CTATTAGATCGGGTGATTATTACATGTTCGACGAAttggacgacgacgacgtcaCCGACATGATCCCGGACACCGAGTCCGAGAAGAGGGAAGCGGAGAAACAACGCGAGTTGGAGCAACGCGGAAGAAGAATGACCATTTCCGAG TTGATGAACACGCTGATTAAGACAGACATTGAGATCGCGACGCACGTCGCCAAGTACGGAGGGACTGAAAAGGACGCGCTGAGACTACGTCGTCGGAGTGAGCCTTTAACAAGGAAGAAATCGTCTATGTCGTATCTCAGTGCACGTTCCGAGACCGCAGTGGCCACCGAT gcTGCTGATGTGACATCAGTAGAAACCGAGGAGAAAGACGTGGAGGAACGTGAGAAGACACCGGAAGTCGAGGAAGATAAGAAGGATGAAGAGGAAATACCgatgaaggaagaaagaatatcTATCGCGACGTATTTCAACTTTCTCATAGTGATAATTAATAGCACCTTCATCTCGATGACAAGATATCTGAATCGATTTTCACGGGACTACAGATACATTCGTAAAGTTttaacgaaagagaaaaaattattgaag gCAAAACCAGATCTACAAATGGGGATACGACttggtataaataaaatgtggcAGCCAATGAATTTTCTGAAGAAAGA ATCGACTAATGGAAATACCGAGGAAATTCACGATGCTGGTGAAGGTCCTAGCCAACCACGGCCGCAAGAGCAGAG CACACTTTTCTCCGAGATTTCACCTGTTCAACACGATGATGACCGTGGGGAATTATCGGAAGCCGATCAACCACCAGTCATACAATTCTTGGCGTCTATTTGGTTTGCAATTTTGTCGCATTCGTCTCTATTTTGTTACTTCATGGTATTCCttcatcaaattaaaaatgcgTCTGTTCTCTCCATCCCTCTACCTCTCATGGTATTCTTCTGGGGTTCGTTAACCATCCCTCGACCCTCGAAAACGTTTTGGGTAACGTTGATCGCGTACACCGag gcAATTGTTATAGTGAAGTGCATTTTTCAATTGGAAGTATTGCCTTGGAATCGAGATCCTGCACCGAATAACCCTCTCTTTACCCCTAGGATTATGGGGGTTGAacgcaaatttaattatgccCTGTGGGATTTATTATTGCTCCTCGTGGTGTTCTTCCAcag atttatgcTCAAGTCATTGGGTCAATGGACATCTTTGTCTTTGAAaccaagaaaaattattccttcgaCTTTAACTTTAGTTCCGTCTAAACCATCCGAAAGAGGCCAAGGAGAGCCTGTTACATTACGACACGAAACGAA GGATAATATTCTCACGACACCTAAGGGAAGAATTCTAAACCTTCAACCAAGTGTGATCGATGGTGAAAGTGTGCGAACCAGTGATGAGTACGAACAACTTGTCGCGATTCAAGGGGAGGAAAGGAGTCCTATGGACGAAGACTTTAACAAAGTTATGAAACTGAT gATCATCAAATATACAGAAccaatgaaacattttttccataaaatcaTTAGCCCATATGGAAAGGAAAAGACGAACGTATACGCGTACATGTTCCTCTGcgactttttcaattttttgctgTTCATTTTTGGATTTTCCGCATTTGGA acacaACAAGGTGACGGTGGTGTGGCAACTTATTTACAAGAGAATAGAGTTCCGATGCCGTTTCTATTGATGCTGCTATTACAATTCTCATTGATAATCATCGACAGAGCCTTGTTCCTAAAGAAATCGATCTTgggcaaattaattttccattactTCCTAATACTCGGCATTCACATTTGGATGTTCTTCATTTTGCCGAGTGTGACTGAAAG aCGATTCAACGAGAGGCTACCGCCTCAAATTTGGTACATGGTCAAGTGTTTCTATCTCTTATTGGCAGCCTATCAATTAAGACAAGGTTATCCAACGAGGATACTCGGTAATTTCCTATGCAAGAATTACAGTATTATCAATTACGTTTTATTCAAAGG ATTCATGTTGGTCCCATTCCTGTTCGAGTTGAGAGCAGTGATGGATTGGATCTGGACTGATACTTCCATGACAATAATGGATTGGTTCAAAATGGAAGATATCTTCgccaatatttatcaaatcaaa TGTATGCGAGGGGTAGAAACAGATTTCCCTCAACCACGAGGCGAGAAGAAGAGTCAGATAAGCAAATACTTAATGGGTGGTGCCGCTCTATTTTTCATGATCGGACTAATATGGTTCCCTTTGCTCTTATTTGCCCTCGGTGGCACCGTCGGCATCTCCAATCTACCATACGACGTTTCCATGAAAATAAGAATCGGCCCCCACGAGCCCATCTACTCAATGTCGGCGCAAGGCCAATCCATCATCGAATACAGCGAATTCGATTACACGAGATTTGTCAATTTGTACGCGAAAGACAAAACTGCGATGACTTTCCTCGAGAATTACATACATTCTGATGTTGCTGCTGTGAGATTGAGCGGATTCTCGAGGAAATTATGGAATATATCTCCGCCAGACTTGGAAAA ATTGATAGAGGAATTAAGAGACAATAAAACAACGGTGATTGTTCACGTGGAGTGGACGGTGTCTCGGAGGACAGACGCGAAAGATGCGACTGGAATAACCACGACAATTCGAGACATAAAATTGAAACCGTATGAAAACAAGGAATTTAATCCCGTGAGAGAAACGTTAGCCGATATACTTTCCAACTTAACCATGCCCCACACTAGCACTATCATATTGCCGTACGCTTTCCCAAAATTTCTGAAAGTAACCGGTCGTACCATCACCATCGTTCCGCAATTAATGATGC cGAAATGGTTGGAAATAGAGAacgataaaaaagtaaaaaataattatctgtaCAGAAACATTAgtctttctttatctttggAACCGGACTGTTGCTCGCATAAAAAGTGGTGGGTTGTCAATGAGGTATGCAACGACACTTTGTACGAAAATTTGTTAAGCAGGGTGCCTCTAAATGACTGCAAATACATCATGATGTATCTATTCAACGATAAAACGTTCCCCGAAGGATTGAGTTTTATCAGTGGATTAGG AATCTTAGGTCTGTACACTACGGCCGTAATAGTGATAAGCCAGATGACCAGGAAGGTGGTGACCGATTTGGCGCCAAGAATTATGTTCGATGATCTGCCCTACGTCGATAGGATACTTCGATTGTGCTTGGATATTTATTTGGTCCGTGAAAGTGGAGAGTTGAGCCTCGAGGAAGATTTGTTCGccaaattaatattcctttaTAGATCGCCAGAGACGTTGATCAG GTGGACAAGGCTTCCCGAGGAAGGGGAGAGAACTGATAACGAAGATCAAGATGACGCGGATGAGGATGCTGCGATATCTCGGCAATAA